Proteins co-encoded in one Planifilum fimeticola genomic window:
- a CDS encoding menaquinone biosynthesis protein, producing the protein MRPIRIGRIAFTNILPIYHFFDPAGLNVELIHQVPSQLNRRMAAGEIDMGPISSFAYGENHSRYSLIPHLSVSSRGPVRSIYLFTRQADLSDLRSARIAVTNTSATSVALLKILLQYFEGGDPEYLTMPPSLEEMMDRADAALLIGDDAVRGAWQNPGYRVLDLGEEWYKRTGLDMTFAVWAVRDEVIERLRDEVSAIASRLIGSKEKGLKDLFPVVEEARRRLGGSPEFWFQYYTGLCYDLGERQLEGLKAYYQYAGELGLLPENVRIRVLDLPAGTPC; encoded by the coding sequence TTGAGACCGATTCGGATTGGACGCATCGCCTTTACCAACATTCTTCCGATCTATCATTTTTTTGATCCGGCGGGGTTGAATGTCGAGCTGATTCACCAGGTTCCGAGCCAGTTGAACCGCCGCATGGCTGCGGGAGAGATCGACATGGGTCCCATCTCTTCTTTCGCCTACGGGGAAAACCACTCCCGGTACTCCTTGATTCCGCATTTGTCTGTCAGCTCGAGAGGACCGGTGAGGTCGATCTACCTTTTCACGCGCCAGGCGGACCTGTCCGATCTCCGCTCCGCCCGTATCGCTGTCACCAACACATCGGCCACTTCCGTCGCTCTTCTGAAAATCCTCCTTCAATATTTCGAAGGGGGAGATCCCGAATACCTCACCATGCCCCCGTCGCTGGAGGAGATGATGGACCGGGCGGATGCGGCCCTGCTGATCGGAGACGACGCGGTTCGGGGGGCCTGGCAGAATCCGGGCTATCGAGTGCTGGATCTCGGCGAGGAATGGTATAAGCGGACCGGGCTGGACATGACCTTTGCCGTTTGGGCGGTCCGGGACGAGGTGATCGAGCGGCTGCGGGATGAAGTGTCGGCGATTGCCTCCCGGTTGATCGGAAGCAAAGAGAAGGGTCTGAAGGATTTGTTCCCGGTGGTTGAGGAAGCCCGCAGGCGGCTGGGGGGCAGTCCCGAGTTTTGGTTCCAGTATTACACCGGGCTGTGTTATGATTTGGGTGAAAGGCAACTGGAAGGGTTGAAAGCGTATTATCAATATGCCGGGGAGCTGGGATTGCTTCCCGAAAACGTTCGGATCCGCGTGTTGGATCTTCCGGCGGGGACGCCCTGTTAG